Proteins found in one Anaerobacillus alkaliphilus genomic segment:
- a CDS encoding YesL family protein, producing MTGMADGIYKISEWAMRLAYLNILFVLFSLLGIVAFGVGPAFMAMLVVVKKWMSQEEFPIFKTYLNEWKGSFIKGNLLGLLFITVGTILIVNYYILPQFNEHLRVVFTAGMLLLTLLYLMTVMYIFPLAVQFRQLSVKRCFKYGFVLGVTHPIFFLAWIVGVFIMYQLYRVFPGLLPFYAFSALAIWQFFVTRYVLLKVKIT from the coding sequence ATGACTGGTATGGCAGATGGAATTTATAAAATTAGTGAATGGGCCATGCGTCTGGCATATTTGAATATCCTTTTCGTTTTGTTTTCGTTATTGGGAATAGTAGCATTTGGTGTTGGACCTGCGTTTATGGCAATGCTAGTAGTAGTTAAAAAGTGGATGAGCCAAGAAGAGTTTCCTATTTTTAAAACTTATCTAAATGAATGGAAGGGATCATTCATAAAAGGCAATCTCCTTGGACTACTATTCATTACTGTAGGAACAATACTAATAGTAAATTACTATATTCTTCCACAGTTTAACGAGCATTTACGTGTTGTCTTTACTGCAGGGATGTTACTACTGACATTACTTTATTTGATGACAGTCATGTATATTTTTCCACTTGCTGTACAATTTCGACAGTTATCTGTAAAACGGTGCTTTAAATATGGATTTGTCCTCGGTGTAACACACCCTATATTCTTTCTAGCTTGGATTGTTGGTGTATTTATAATGTACCAGCTGTATCGGGTGTTTCCGGGCCTATTGCCGTTTTATGCATTTAGCGCATTAGCTATATGGCAGTTTTTTGTTACACGTTATGTTCTCCTGAAAGTTAAAATTACGTAA
- a CDS encoding PfkB family carbohydrate kinase, with translation MILSKVLCLGELLIDFVPTENGVQLKDVPQFKKAAGGAPANVSAAIAKLGGNSSMIGKVGADPFGEFLIETLTDNGVSVDYLLSTTEAKTALAFVSLQKNGERDFMFYREPSADMLLEKEDLKPEWFEEALIYHFGSVSLIEGPVKEATVQGIELAKQSQTIISFDPNIRLPLWKVPELAKKEIMKQIPHVHILKISEEELLFLTNHPNEKEASHSLFKGSVKLILVTKGEKGCTYYTHETSGNVEGIPVQPLDTTGAGDAFVGGLLFQLSQQMTKLEDLDELIVNRELLSDILRFANVCGAITTTKRGAIAALPTKTEVLSLK, from the coding sequence ATGATTTTGTCAAAAGTCCTATGCTTAGGTGAATTATTAATTGATTTTGTGCCAACAGAAAACGGAGTTCAATTAAAGGATGTTCCTCAGTTTAAAAAAGCTGCCGGAGGAGCACCGGCGAATGTTAGTGCAGCGATTGCTAAATTAGGTGGGAACTCTTCCATGATTGGAAAAGTTGGAGCAGATCCTTTTGGTGAGTTCTTAATTGAAACCCTCACTGACAACGGTGTCTCAGTGGATTACCTTCTTAGTACAACAGAGGCCAAGACAGCATTAGCGTTTGTTTCCTTACAAAAAAACGGGGAAAGAGATTTTATGTTTTACCGCGAGCCATCAGCAGATATGCTTTTAGAAAAAGAAGACCTAAAACCAGAGTGGTTTGAAGAGGCCCTAATTTATCATTTCGGTTCTGTTTCTTTAATTGAAGGGCCAGTAAAAGAGGCGACAGTTCAGGGAATTGAACTAGCCAAACAATCTCAAACAATCATAAGCTTTGATCCAAATATCAGGCTCCCTTTATGGAAAGTTCCTGAATTGGCAAAAAAAGAAATTATGAAACAAATTCCTCATGTCCATATCCTAAAAATTAGTGAGGAAGAGCTTTTGTTTTTAACGAATCATCCGAATGAAAAAGAAGCTTCCCATTCATTATTCAAAGGTTCTGTGAAGCTAATTCTTGTCACTAAAGGAGAAAAAGGCTGCACCTACTATACGCATGAAACAAGTGGAAATGTAGAAGGCATACCTGTTCAGCCTTTGGACACAACAGGTGCGGGTGATGCGTTTGTCGGTGGATTGTTATTTCAGTTAAGCCAACAAATGACGAAGTTAGAGGATTTAGATGAACTGATCGTTAATAGAGAATTACTTAGTGATATCCTAAGATTTGCAAACGTATGTGGAGCAATTACAACTACGAAGAGGGGAGCTATAGCAGCTCTACCAACTAAAACTGAAGTACTGTCATTAAAATGA
- a CDS encoding carbohydrate ABC transporter permease: protein MIKNLKRTLSTQKWREGLSGYLFFLPALILLSLFLLYPMAMAFYYSFTDFYLLTPQKKGFIGLENFTYAFSDNEFRTAFKNTVYFVVLVVPLQTAVGLGLALLVNKKLRFTIFYRTAYFSPVVMSLVVVSILWTFLYNPNEGFFNQVLESLGFAKQPFLTSPNQAMNSIIAMSVWQGAGFQMLIFLAGLQTIPGVLYEAASIDGANAWQKFKNVTLPGLKNVSIFIIITITIAAFKLLIQPMIMTQGGPLGSTRSLVYYTYQVGFAYRDVGYASALAVLFTVIVLIISLTQRKLLTEDRG from the coding sequence ATGATAAAGAATTTAAAACGAACTTTATCAACGCAAAAGTGGAGAGAAGGCCTTAGTGGATATTTATTCTTTTTACCAGCACTCATCTTATTATCGTTATTTTTACTCTATCCTATGGCAATGGCATTTTATTATAGTTTTACAGATTTTTATTTACTAACCCCCCAGAAAAAGGGCTTTATCGGACTAGAGAACTTTACATATGCTTTTTCAGATAACGAGTTCCGGACAGCATTTAAAAATACTGTTTATTTCGTAGTCCTAGTCGTTCCGCTTCAAACCGCTGTAGGTTTAGGGTTAGCTCTACTTGTGAATAAAAAGCTCCGTTTTACTATTTTTTATCGAACCGCGTACTTTAGTCCTGTTGTCATGTCGTTAGTAGTTGTATCAATTTTATGGACGTTTCTATACAATCCGAACGAAGGTTTCTTCAATCAAGTATTAGAGTCCCTAGGCTTCGCCAAACAACCATTTTTAACTAGTCCCAACCAAGCAATGAATTCAATCATTGCAATGTCAGTCTGGCAAGGAGCAGGTTTTCAAATGTTGATTTTCCTTGCTGGATTGCAGACAATTCCTGGCGTCCTTTATGAAGCAGCTTCAATAGATGGTGCAAATGCTTGGCAAAAGTTTAAAAATGTGACACTGCCTGGTCTTAAAAATGTATCAATTTTTATTATCATTACAATCACTATTGCTGCTTTCAAATTGCTAATTCAACCGATGATCATGACACAAGGGGGACCACTTGGTTCAACTAGATCACTTGTTTATTACACATACCAGGTCGGTTTTGCTTACCGGGATGTAGGATACGCCTCAGCTCTCGCTGTACTTTTCACCGTAATTGTTTTAATCATATCGCTTACTCAAAGAAAATTATTAACAGAGGATAGGGGGTAA
- a CDS encoding sugar ABC transporter substrate-binding protein translates to MKKLLMFLMMALVAGLLVVGCSSSKEETSSNGDQDKTTPATEEEVVLQLWIHQTNEKETQFYLDRAAEFNEAHKGKIRVDVAPPIIDEGSSYNDAINAALVAGNLPDLIKLDGPFVASYAASEVIMPVGQYYTDEELADYVDSILEQGSYNGELYSLGAMESSVMLYYNKAIFAEAGIEAPTSVEDAWTWDEFFAVAKQLTTNDRYGLNLFMNYGVGEWMTYMGLPFVWSNGGDLLSPDGTTAEGYFNGPETVEALEFIKQLFAEGVVSISPSEMQFEEGNAAMALGGPWIALSTQDAGLDYGMMPYPRSKVAKSPSGSMAYAVTSQTKHPEEAAKFMLWMTDKESTIRLSEVTGMPPARKSAFAEMAEYETQPKKIMKDQVINSAQARPQTPAYPVLTQLFAEAFQAAALGEDVQKTLDNFVPRIERELSRFNK, encoded by the coding sequence ATGAAAAAATTACTTATGTTCTTAATGATGGCGTTAGTAGCTGGTTTATTAGTGGTTGGGTGTAGTTCTTCTAAGGAAGAAACTAGTAGCAATGGCGATCAAGACAAAACAACTCCGGCAACAGAGGAAGAAGTTGTCTTACAACTATGGATCCATCAAACAAATGAAAAAGAGACTCAATTTTACTTAGATCGTGCTGCTGAATTTAATGAAGCACATAAAGGGAAAATTCGCGTTGATGTTGCACCTCCAATCATTGATGAAGGTAGCTCATATAACGATGCGATTAATGCAGCACTAGTAGCTGGAAACTTACCAGACCTAATTAAATTAGATGGACCGTTTGTAGCAAGCTACGCGGCGTCTGAAGTAATTATGCCTGTAGGTCAATATTATACAGATGAAGAACTAGCTGACTATGTAGACTCAATTCTTGAACAAGGTAGTTATAATGGAGAACTATATTCTCTTGGTGCAATGGAATCATCCGTAATGTTATATTATAACAAAGCAATTTTTGCTGAAGCAGGAATTGAAGCACCAACATCGGTTGAAGATGCTTGGACATGGGATGAGTTTTTCGCAGTAGCAAAGCAATTAACAACGAACGATCGTTATGGACTTAACTTATTTATGAACTATGGTGTTGGCGAGTGGATGACTTACATGGGATTACCTTTCGTATGGTCAAACGGTGGAGATCTACTTTCTCCAGATGGAACGACTGCTGAAGGATACTTTAATGGTCCTGAAACGGTAGAAGCATTAGAATTTATTAAGCAATTATTTGCTGAAGGTGTAGTAAGTATTTCTCCGTCAGAAATGCAATTTGAAGAAGGTAATGCGGCAATGGCATTAGGTGGTCCGTGGATTGCACTTTCAACACAAGACGCTGGTTTAGATTATGGAATGATGCCTTACCCACGTAGTAAAGTGGCAAAATCTCCATCTGGAAGCATGGCTTATGCAGTAACTAGCCAAACAAAACACCCAGAAGAAGCTGCTAAATTTATGCTTTGGATGACAGATAAAGAGTCTACAATTCGTCTTTCAGAAGTTACAGGGATGCCTCCTGCTCGTAAGTCAGCGTTTGCGGAAATGGCTGAGTATGAGACTCAACCTAAAAAGATAATGAAAGATCAAGTAATTAATTCAGCACAAGCTCGTCCACAAACACCTGCATACCCAGTACTTACACAGTTATTTGCTGAAGCTTTCCAAGCGGCGGCATTAGGTGAGGACGTTCAAAAAACATTAGATAATTTCGTTCCAAGAATTGAAAGAGAACTATCAAGATTTAACAAATAA
- a CDS encoding LacI family DNA-binding transcriptional regulator has protein sequence MNNASIKDVAKLANVSTATVSHVLNETRYVSETTKIKVYQAMKELDYQPNLMAKGLRSRKSNIIGLIVPMLYSDTSNFFFMSIANGIETYLKQEGYNLILSNSHEDFETEVEQIKLFNSKLIDGLIVAPTGKDITQYENVFSNEYPVVFIDRIPEGYTGDTVLADSKQGTYQAIKTLLEKGHEKIGFITGYLGLTTSDDRLLGYKEAFLEQGLSVNPNLIKEGEPSLDSGYEIAKQLVKKENVTALFIANNIMTMGALSFLNDHKLRVPDDVALIGFDDYDWMKVTTPPISVIKQPSFEIGEKAVNLLLKRIAEDKGARNERIVLSTEFVIRGSI, from the coding sequence ATGAATAACGCAAGTATTAAAGATGTTGCAAAACTGGCTAATGTTTCAACAGCAACTGTTTCCCATGTGTTAAATGAAACAAGGTATGTTTCTGAAACAACGAAAATCAAAGTCTATCAGGCAATGAAGGAATTAGATTACCAGCCTAACTTAATGGCCAAAGGGTTAAGGAGTCGGAAATCTAATATAATCGGACTGATAGTTCCGATGCTTTATTCGGATACCTCCAACTTTTTCTTTATGTCAATTGCTAACGGTATTGAAACCTACCTGAAACAAGAAGGTTATAATTTAATCTTAAGTAATTCTCACGAAGATTTTGAGACAGAGGTTGAGCAAATCAAACTATTTAACTCAAAGTTAATTGACGGATTAATTGTTGCACCAACTGGTAAAGACATTACACAATATGAAAATGTATTCTCTAATGAATATCCAGTCGTTTTTATTGATCGGATACCCGAAGGCTATACTGGAGACACTGTACTTGCTGATAGTAAGCAAGGTACATATCAAGCAATTAAGACGTTACTCGAAAAGGGTCATGAGAAAATCGGTTTTATCACTGGTTATTTAGGATTGACAACGAGTGATGATAGATTACTAGGCTATAAAGAAGCATTTCTTGAACAAGGTCTTAGTGTTAATCCCAATCTTATAAAAGAAGGGGAGCCAAGTCTTGACTCAGGCTATGAAATAGCAAAACAATTAGTTAAAAAGGAAAATGTAACTGCTCTTTTTATCGCTAATAATATTATGACCATGGGTGCCTTAAGCTTCTTAAATGATCATAAGTTAAGAGTTCCAGATGACGTTGCCCTCATTGGATTTGATGATTATGATTGGATGAAAGTGACGACGCCTCCAATATCAGTGATTAAACAGCCTTCCTTTGAGATAGGTGAAAAAGCAGTGAACTTACTGCTAAAAAGAATTGCTGAAGATAAGGGAGCAAGAAATGAAAGGATTGTCTTATCAACAGAATTTGTCATTAGGGGTTCAATTTAA
- a CDS encoding carbohydrate ABC transporter permease produces the protein MNIQPKTNMKLPTYRSMKKQRMAKLVIQYAIMTFLAVIFLFPLIWMLVSSLKSDVQIFKDMKSIHVFIPPLYDSVTAYFSNYMLALERVDLLRYTGNSLIYTCGIILFGLIVNSMAGYALARMDFPLKNFWMAVIIATIIIPAESIFLPLYVLVHNFGWVNTYTGLIVPFIANAFMIFLFRQFFIGFPKELEEAARIDGCTPIGIFFRIIIPLSKPVFATVAIFTFVNHWNDFLWPLVVANDESMRTIQIGLQYFFAQQPVRWGQVMAALTIATVPMLAIFVFLQRYYVEGLTHTGSKN, from the coding sequence TTGAACATTCAACCAAAAACGAACATGAAATTACCTACTTACCGTTCAATGAAGAAACAGCGTATGGCAAAACTCGTGATCCAATATGCGATAATGACCTTTTTAGCAGTTATCTTCTTATTTCCACTTATCTGGATGTTAGTATCTTCGTTGAAGAGTGATGTGCAAATTTTCAAAGATATGAAATCAATTCATGTCTTTATTCCACCGCTTTATGATAGCGTAACTGCATATTTTTCAAACTATATGTTAGCGTTAGAACGTGTTGATTTACTTAGGTATACAGGAAACAGCTTAATTTATACATGTGGCATTATCCTGTTTGGTCTAATTGTAAATTCAATGGCAGGTTATGCATTAGCTAGAATGGACTTTCCTTTAAAGAACTTCTGGATGGCGGTAATCATTGCTACCATTATTATTCCAGCTGAAAGTATTTTCTTGCCTCTCTATGTTTTGGTGCATAACTTTGGCTGGGTAAATACTTACACAGGCTTAATTGTTCCTTTTATTGCTAATGCGTTTATGATCTTCTTGTTCAGACAATTTTTCATTGGCTTTCCTAAGGAGTTGGAAGAGGCTGCAAGAATTGACGGATGTACCCCAATAGGGATATTTTTCAGAATTATTATTCCTTTATCAAAACCGGTATTTGCAACAGTAGCTATTTTCACTTTTGTTAACCATTGGAACGATTTCTTGTGGCCATTAGTTGTGGCAAATGATGAAAGCATGAGAACGATCCAAATTGGGTTACAGTACTTTTTTGCCCAACAGCCTGTAAGGTGGGGGCAGGTAATGGCAGCTTTAACCATTGCGACTGTTCCAATGCTTGCGATCTTTGTGTTTTTACAAAGATACTATGTTGAAGGCCTAACTCATACTGGGTCGAAAAATTAG